From the genome of Anopheles moucheti chromosome 3, idAnoMoucSN_F20_07, whole genome shotgun sequence, one region includes:
- the LOC128302740 gene encoding uncharacterized protein LOC128302740 yields the protein MAESKYSNQITKMKKLKEKLNTLYKEQSDEEQLQHTPSHWETIYCNVSSVMEQLKIHNLKAQQLQQTEPWSEKDVVNLMKILELAYTCFKDCAYINLHSDSYNDASSPTTHQPAFGEQMTKLKQQIDVASFEITKLRTVKEALENIYSNYNIELAVSSSDQDNEEEDDVFM from the exons ATGGCTGAAAGTAAATATTCTAACCAGATTACCAAAATGAAGAAACTAAAAGAAAAACTGAACACATTGTATAAAG AGCAATCGGATGAAGAGCAACTGCAACATACACCGTCACACTGGGAAACCATTTATTGCAACGTCAGTAGTGTAATGGAACAACTGAAGATACATAATCTGAAAGCGCAACAACTTCAGCAAACCGAACCCTGGTCCGAAAAGGATGTTGTGAACTTGATGAAGATTCTTGAGCTGGCATACACCTGTTTTAAGGATTGCGCTTACATCAACCTACACTCAGATAGTTATAATGATGCTAGCAGTCCCACAACCCATCAACCCGCGTTTGGGGAACAAATGACCAAACTAAAACAGCAGATTGATGTTGCTTCGTTCGAAATAACCAAGCTAAGAACGGTAAAAGAGGCTCTCGAGAATATTTACTCCAATTATAATATTGAACTAGCCGTTTCATCGAGTGATCAGGATAACGAAGAGGAAGACGATGTTTTCATGTGA
- the LOC128301090 gene encoding protein bicaudal D, which yields MTSSSELDTLRSEIERLTRELDQVSSENIQSAKYGLGLLEEKQNLQVKCEELESLYENTKLELDITQEALQKFQKTQQVTTKTGIEQEDALLNESAAMETSLNMQIVELENETKQLRHELDRVTSERDRMLQENAEIGRDKSGTEAERARLKAELKDMKYREARMLADYSELEEENISLQKQVSSLRSSQVEFEGAKHEIRRLTEEIQLLNSQVEELASLKKIAEKQMEDALTALQVERENKYALKKELDAHINRESMYNISNLAYSIRSMEENALNSSDCEEEIPSLRDSTLKRLEATLEAETADLKSPDGTKGDLFSEIHLNELKKLEKQLETMETEKLCLTANLRDAQQNLDKSQNDLQNFMAKLMLLAAHVDALHTLKKQIQIEENITVSAAKDKDVNDKLNEAIMQYSSWFTLSSKEIDTLKADLAELQKGLNCSDAMTVLRNEITNLKNKLLSVEQKSLDLHSDIQVLTTLSQTAGQSLNTTRTNLVALSDDLAQLYHLVCTVNGETPNRVLLDHKNDDLSFENDSLTAIQSQLKSDILTSKPHVFEDLQALSDAVEIRKYVDTVSDQIRYLKTAVEHTIELNKDKVVTDSSVTSSGDVKEAKEEIADLHEQIIKLRSLLSTKREQIATLRTVLKSNKNTAEVALTNLKSKYENEKLVVSDTMSKLRNELRILKEDAATFSSLRAMFAARCEEYVTQVDELTHQLAAAEEEKKTLNQLLRLAVQQKLGLTQKLEELEMDREMRHVRRPAASQRGGGGGGGGGGGKSAFSRGQPARNSLQNPNSNSNSNNPNQAFF from the exons ATGACATCATCATCAGAACTGGACACCTTGCGGTCCGAAATCGAGCGCCTAACGCGGGAGCTAGACCAGGTGAGCAGCGAGAATATTCAATCGGCCAAGTATGGTTTGGGGCTGctggaggaaaaacaaaacctgcaAGTGAAATGTGAGGAGCTGGAATCGCTGTACGAGAATACCAAACTCGAACTCGACATTACACAAGAG gctttacaaaaatttcaaaaaacccaacaagtCACCACGAAGACAGGCATCGAACAGGAAGATGCATTGCTCAACGAATCGGCGGCGATGGAAACATCCCTCAACATGCAGATCGTGGAGctggaaaatgaaaccaaacagCTGCGCCACGAGCTGGATCGTGTCACGAGCGAACGGGACCGCATGCTGCAGGAGAACGCCGAAATTGGGCGCGACAAGTCCGGCACCGAGGCGGAACGGGCGCGGCTTAAGGCCGAACTGAAGGATATGAAGTATCGGGAAGCCCGTATGCTGGCCGATTATTCCGAActcgaagaagaaaacatttcccTCCAAAAGCAGGTGTCCAGTTTGCGCAGCTCTCAG GTGGAATTTGAAGGCGCAAAGCACGAAATCCGACGACTCACGGAAGAAATTCAATTGTTAAATTCGCAAGTGGAAGAATTGGCTAGTCTTAAAAAAATAGCTGAAAAACAGATGGAAGATGCCTTGACTGCACTGCAA gtTGAAAGGGAGAATAAATACGCTTTGAAGAAAGAGCTTGATGCACATATCAACCGTGAATCGATGTACAATATAAGTAATCTGGCATATAGTATACGTAGTATGGAAGAAAATGCCCTGAACAGCAGTGACTGCGAAGAGGAAATACCATCATTAAG AGATTCCACCCTAAAACGCTTGGAAGCTACGCTCGAGGCAGAAACAGCAGATCTGAAATCCCCCGATGGCACAAAGGGTGACCTGTTCTCTGAGATCCATCTGAATGAACTTAAAAAACTCGAGAAACAACTGGAAACGATGGAAACCGAGAAGCTCTGCCTGACTGCCAATCTGCGCGACGCTCAACAGAATCTGGATAAAAGCCAGAACGATTTACAAAACTTTATGGCAAAGTTGATGTTGTTGGCAGCACACGTGGACGCACTGCACACGCTCAAAAAGCAGATTCAAATCGAAGAAAACATAACCG TGTCTGCTGCAAAGGACAAGGATGTGAATGACAAATTGAACGAAGCCATCATGCAGTACTCGAGCTGGTTTACACTAAGCTCAAAGGAAATTGATACTCTTAAGGCTGACTTGGCAGAACTTCAAAAAGGATTGAACTGTTCCGATGCAATGACTGTACTGCGTAATGAAATTACGAATCTAAAGAACAAG TTACTGTCGGTTGAACAAAAGTCCTTGGACTTGCACAGTGATATTCAAGTGCTTACGACACTATCGCAAACAGCCGGCCAGAGTTTGAACACGACGCGTACTAATCTGGTTGCATTGAGTGACGATTTAGCGCAGCTATATCACTTAGTATGCACGGTTAACGGGGAAACTCCAAATCGTGTGCTCCTGGACCACAAGAACGATGACTTAAG CTTCGAGAACGACTCATTGACGGCGATTCAGTCGCAGCTGAAATCGGACATTCTCACCTCGAAGCCGCATGTATTCGAAGACCTGCAAGCATTGAGCGATGCAGTTGAAATTCGCAAATACGTTGACACTGTGAGTGATCAGATTCGGTACCTTAAAACGGCCGTCGAGCACACGATCGAGCTGAACAAGGATAAGGTGGTGACCGATTCGTCTGTTACATCGTCGGGCGATGTAAAGGAGGCAAAGGAAGAGATTGCCGATTTGCACGAACAAATCATCAAACTGCGCAGCCTGCTATCGACAAAGCGAGAACAGATTGCAACGCTGCGGACCGTTCTTAAGTCCAACAAGAACACGGCCGAGGTGGCACTGACGAATCTGAAATCGAAGTACGAAAACGAGAAGCTGGTCGTGAGCGATACTATGTCAAAGCTGCGAAACGAACTACGAATTTTGAAGGAAGATGCGGCAACATTTTCCA gtctTCGCGCTATGTTTGCTGCTCGCTGCGAGGAGTATGTGACTCAGGTTGACGAACTAACGCATCAGCTTGCAGCAGCTGAAGAGGAGAAGAAAACCCTCAACCAGTTACTTCGATTGGCTGTACAGCAGAAGCTAGGATTGACACAAAAACTCGAGGAGCTTGAGATGGACCG TGAAATGCGTCATGTGCGCCGTCCTGCAGCTTCTCAgcgtggtggcggtggtggtggtggaggaggaggcgGAAAGTCGGCCTTCTCGCGTGGCCAGCCGGCCCGGAACAGCCTTCAAAACccgaacagcaacagcaatagTAACAATCCGAACCAAGCTTTCTTCTAA